The segment AGCACGGCTACGACGTGGATCCCAACCAGGTACAAAAATAGCATCTTTTTTAGTAGGTCAAAATgtgcatttgatttgattttgttcACACAACATGCATATTGGTGTACAGGAAATGTTGGCTCTAGGCTGCGGCAATTTCCTGGGGTCCTTCTTTAAGATCCATGTGATCTGCTGTGCCCTGTCTGTTACCCTGGCTGTGGACAACGCTGGTGGAACATCACAGGTGAGTGATGCCTCCCCACTTCTGTAGCTGCAGGGGGGGAAGAAGTGCTCTGATCTTTTACTCAAGTGAAAACAGTCACACCACAGGGGAGAAATGCTCTTTGTCCTGCaacaagtcctgcattcaaaatcggGCTCAAGTACAAAAGTACTAGCTTCAAGTACACATGCAGAATGGTCCATTTCAGAATATTGTTTATTGTATTCTtggattttaattatttctgcAATAATATGTACATTACTTTAGTGTTAAAGCTGTCAAATATGGGGCTTATTCTTACTGTGTGCAGCTGGGTAGCAGCCAAATCTTTATCTATAAACATAAATCAACATATTTGTTAATCCTATTTAGTACTATTAGTCTGACGCGGCAATGTGACTAGTATTTCAAGTTGTCAATGTAGTAATAtttgcctccaaaatgtattgcAGTACCATAAAATTAACTTAAGTACAGttgttgagtaaatgtactttccaCTACGGTTTTAGTGTAATTGAGGTCAAGTAATAAGTATATAGACTACAATAACTAATATCTCTGCTAACCTCTGCACCTCTGTTGCTGCCCTCTCATAGTTCGCCAGTTTTTGTGTGATGCTGGTTGTAATGGTTACCATGCTTGCACTGGGAGCCTTCCTGAAACCGCTTCCAAAAGTAGGTGGACATATAGGATTATGATACTTGAAAAATTCGTCAAAACATTTAAGTCAAAGTAAGAGAAAAATCTCGTCATAATTGATGACCGATGCAATCTTGGTTTCTCCAGTCAGTGCTTGGAGCCTTGATTGCAGTGAACCTGAAGAAcactctcctccagctctctgatCCCTACTACTTATGGAAGAAGAGCAAACTGGACTGCGTAAGTCAAAAGCCTCGGATGCAATATTGCTGCACAATGTGatgtctttttcttcctccatattttatcttaatctGCTGTTCTTTATttcccagtgtgtgtgggttgtgTCATTCTTGGCCACATTCTTTCTCAGCTTGCCTTATGGAGTTGCTATTGGAGTGAGCTTTTCCATTCTGGTTGTGATATTCAAGACACAGTTGTGAGTAAATGCAAAcgaaaaagcctttttttgtcTATAAGTGTTTATCAATGCATTACtcattttaataatgtgttCCGCATAGTCGCAATGGTTCGTCAATGGTTCAGATTATGGATACGGATATCTACAAAAACCCAAAGGTGTACAGTAAGGTATGAAGACTTAATGTTTGTGCATATTAATAGTTGTCACACATAATAATAGGGTAATTGCGTCTAATCTTTTTGTAATAACTCCACAGGTCATTTCAATCACAGGTGTGAAAATAGTGAACTATTGCTCACCACTCTATTTTGCAAATGCTGAAATATTCCGCCAGAGGGTCATCAAAAAGGTACAGTGTATAAAACATGACCTCTTCTGCTCTCACGCAAGGCGACGCAGGCTTGAGTGAACTTGTTAATATCAGGTGTTTACACAGGCATGTTTGTGTCTAGACCGGGCTGGACCCTGGCAAACTGATCCTGGCCAGGAGGAAGTTCTTAGAGaaagaacagaaggagaaagcgaaagaagagaagaaggacaATGAGACCAGAAGGAGGAAACCCAGATTTTTGGTTAACATGAAGAAGGCTCAGGTGGGATCGACCGAGCAGCTCGCATTTCCATAGATTTATCTGAAACTGCATCCTGTGATCTCTTCTGTACACCTTTCTCTATGTATTTCCTCTAAATCTAGACCATATCTCAGCTTGAACTGCAACATGACTTTGATATGAATGAAGGCACTGCCAACAAACCTGAGCCTCCCAACAGCCACGTCAACATCCGCTGTAGTGACATTGAGCCAGGCGAGCAGGCGCCGGACCAAGAGCCGCCCAGTCCCACGCTGGAGTCCCACCCCATGCCCTTCCACACCCTCATCCTCGACTTGGCAGGGGTCTGCTTCATAGACCTAATGGGCATCAAAGTATTGTTGAAGGTTATATGCTTGTTTGCAATATAAAATTCACAGAAAACAATTTGTTCTGTATTAAACCTTTTTGAGTAATATTTGTGTACATTCAGTGTGCAGTATGGCACCGCTGAAAGGTTCAATAAGCATTTCATACAGAGGTTCTGTATAACCATGAACAGCTTCTTTTAGATTCCATTTTAAGAGGTTTACATGGCCGATATTAAACCTTTTTGTCACAAAAAGTTCTTTGAATTGTGATTGAACCCTGACGTTCCTTACTAAACTCCTTAACTCATCATTTTTAAGTTTGGGTGTATACAATAGTATATATAACAGTCTCCTTTCCTCTATTTCTCACACAGATGAACTCGAGCTACGAGATGCTGGGCATTAAACTATACCTGGCTAATGTTCAAGGTAAAATCTTTAATATCTTCAGTGCATTTCATACccgttgtcatggaaacagagACCGAGCCATTCATTGAGCAATAAGTCCATAAGGTCTGTGAAGGACACTGGTAGAAATGAGTGTACAATTGTAAGTCAGAGATTTACTGTCTAAACACTTGTCATAGGAAGCAAGGGACTTCCATTTCCTAGTGAGATAAAGATATAGCGGTAATTTATCGTGATTTATCACATTTAAGGATTAATAAGTGTTCTTATCTTGGCTAATAAAACagccatttatttttctattgaaaTACAACTTGAGTGTTGAGTTAAAATCTCTTCTTTTGCTCTACTTTGAGCCTTGTGTGATGTTTGTTGTACTGCCGCCTGCAGTCCAGGTGTATGAAGAACTGGAGGTCGGAGGAGCTTTCGATGACGGCAATATTGACCGCAGTAATCTCTTCCTTTCCGTCCATGATGCTGTTGTGTTTGCTCAGCAGACCTCTGGAGAGAGGCACATCTCCTCAAAGGTAGGCCCATCCACTGTCTAAAATAACCTTACCGTACACATCTTTTTCATGACATCACATACATCACCTGGTCAAAGGTTTCAAGGTTAGGGATCGAGGGAGGGATTCAGAAGAGAAGAATAGCAAGatttaaattgtctttttaaGACCTTATCTGGTTCAACAAGGGTAAACAGAAATATCACACAGGTTTTGTGATACAGCAAACAAAGTTGTAAGTCACGCCACGGTCACGCTGCATATTGTATGCTATGTGCCGGCTTTTGTCTGCTCTTACTTCCTGATGTGCATCGACAACGTTTTTAGGATCCGACTGGACAGCAGGATTCTGTGTTGTGTTGCCACTCTCAACTgtcaaaaaacacatgaaataaagTGTCTCTTAAAAAAGAAAGGGTGGATACCGagaatgaatacatttcaataCAAACAGTAATGTAACCTGTATGTATGTGAACACTTTAATGGTGCTAAATTCGTAATTCAATGCATTTTAATGATTGAGGGATCACCTCCACACGGACATCAACATGGTGACTTCTGAGCAACAAGCCAGCCAGttgggcacacacacagggactcacgtgcactaacatgtaTTAACATGCGCACAGGGCCGGACATCTGGTGGAAATTACTCTATCTTTACATagtaaatagttgtttgctgctatattaatactCTGAATTTTTAATTCATCACAATTCATCAAAAGGGACGCCTTTAACATCTGTATTTATTCTATTACCACTGGAATTATTGCATATTTTAGTGTTTTGCATTCCTGCCTGTTTGACTTTAaatatgtacttttactttgtttgctGCAGGAAGAGACAGCGAGGCAGAAACTTGCCATGACCGTTAATGAGGAGAAGGATCTGGAGCAGGTATTAACTAGTTTGCCCATAATagctacaaaaataaaagttttgcCAACCTGCTTTTATTTCCCATCAATCCATTACTGTATATCTAAGAGTAGTTTTACTTTTACAGGAACTGTTTTGAGCACTGATTGCTGCAGTGAAGATGAGCAGAAGAAACATGCAGAAGATGCCAAAAATACTCCCTGTGCtttatattatatctatttCTTTTATCTATATCAATTATTTTAAGAAAAAGTATTACTTGTGGGTTGGGCACAGTCAGTACTTGACTCCACTGACAGGGGGTGACACATACCAGCACAAGAGACGCGAATAACAAAGGAAGCACTGAGCAGATAATGAAgtccccccgcacacacacacacacacacgcacgcacgcacgcacgcacgcacgcacgcacgcacgcacgcgcacacacacacacacacacacacacacacacacacacacacacacacacacacacacacacacacacacacacaataactgtGGAGTGAACCTGCTGACTGTGCAGACATACAGAAGCTGTCCTGTAATTACCTGAAAGTGTGCATGACCACAGCTGTGTGGTATAGCCGTCTGAGCAGTCTGGCTAAGTCCCCATGGAGGCAAGACACTTAGAAAGGCTAAATGAAAGGAGGGATGCATCAGCAGTTTCATGACTTAGTTGTCTCTCTATTAAGGACCAAAGTGTCCATCATTCAACATCAAGCATAATAAAGCCCCAACAACCAAAAACACGTGTAATTGATGCCGGTTGTATCGCTAGAGTGACTGTAACAAAGAGAAGTGGGCCAACTACCTTGTGTTTGTGTAGCAGGTGCTTTAAGGCATGCGGTGTCGAGCCTCACAGCGGGCTGACAGCATTGTTGGTATGCTGGTGACGCACGAAAGGATTTATGAAGCTATTAAGAAATCATCCTAAGGTATTCCGGTACACATCTGCTCCTCTGCAGCAAATTGGCACCACAAGTGATTACAAGGTTTCTATGGCCATCAGCTTTAATTTGGAGCTCTGGGGAAGTCTCTCATCTcttaatgtgtgcgtgtgtgtatgtgtttaattTCATCAACTGCAGCTTCTCTTTTTacttcttctctccctcattGTTTTGAGACCGTCTGTCGAAGCCCTTTGCTACTTGGGCctgatttaattaattagaaTTAGGGACATATTCAGATTGAAACCATTTTTTTCGACCATGGTTTGTCACATGGTTACGAGACAAACCATTTATTGTCTATAAACTTGACTGTCACATACTATGTCCCAGTTATACATAAACGCAAGCTACATATGTGAATTGCATGCTTCATACTAATTCTAAAAAATCTTGATTGAGTGTATTGTTGATGGACATTATGTAGTCAGACAATGTAATGCACAGAAGAAATAGAGGAGTTGCCCACAGCAACGGAAGGTGGTTGTCGGACAATAAGCTGATGGGATATATCCATTGGCTTTCGGATTATTgcggaaaaaaaaacgatgtggcaaacac is part of the Cyclopterus lumpus isolate fCycLum1 chromosome 7, fCycLum1.pri, whole genome shotgun sequence genome and harbors:
- the LOC117733619 gene encoding LOW QUALITY PROTEIN: solute carrier family 26 member 9-like (The sequence of the model RefSeq protein was modified relative to this genomic sequence to represent the inferred CDS: deleted 3 bases in 3 codons); protein product: MHRDRPRYVIDRPAYNLPDFDGEFDKKSRQFPVREKVRKLFRCSVLRLKGLLFRHLPILSWLPKYKVRENLLCDVVSGVSAGTIQVPQGMAFALLANLPPVNGLYSSFFPLIPYFFMGTAHQMVPGTFAVLSIMGGGVCLRLAPESDFSHFNATLNATVVDTDLMNEVRLGISGTLACLTAVIQIGLGFMQFGFVAIYLSESFVRGFMTAAGLQILISVLKYIFGIQVPPYSGPLAVIYTLVDIIHTLGDTNIASLVFALVSSVVLIVVKELSARYRHKLPFPVPMEIVIVVVATAISGPLHLPEIYHMDIVGEIPLGKAFPAPILPTVSQWEDMLSTAFSLAIVGYVINLAMGRTLAAKHGYDVDPNQEMLALGCGNFLGSFFKIHVICCALSVTLAVDNAGGTSQFASFCVMLVVMVTMLALGAFLKPLPKSVLGALIAVNLKNTLLQLSDPYYLWKKSKLDCCVWVVSFLATFFLSLPYGVAIGVSFSILVVIFKTQFRNGSSMVQIMDTDIYKNPKVYSKVISITGVKIVNYCSPLYFANAEIFRQRVIKKTGLDPGKLILARRKFLEKEQKEKAKEEKKDNETRRRKPRFLVNMKKAQTISQLELQHDFDMNEGTANKPEPPNSHVNIRCSDIEPGEQAPDQEPPSPTLESHPMPFHTLILDLAGVCFIDLMGIKVLLKMNSSYEMLGIKLYLANVQVQVYEELEVGGAFDDGNIDRSNLFLSVHDAVVFAQQTSGERHISSKEETARQKLAMTVNEEKDLEQELF